The following proteins are co-located in the Castanea sativa cultivar Marrone di Chiusa Pesio chromosome 8, ASM4071231v1 genome:
- the LOC142607694 gene encoding uncharacterized protein LOC142607694, with product MGASKKLKMATPLGPLLLQLFLLILLLISIHQSHSATASTIHLPFSIYPYSLSVTDFGATGDGLHYDTAAIQSAIKACPTSHHTQCHVTFPPGTYLTRTLFLKSGVVLDIKENATLLGGTKIEDYPKELREWYVVVAENASDVGITGGGVVDGHGLGFVKRFNERKNVMVSWNTTGACLGDECRPRLVGFIDCKNVRVWNITLTEPAYWCLHIVRCENTSIHDVSIYGNFNTPNNDGIDIEDSNNTVITRCHIDTGDDAICPKTYTGPLYNLTVTNCWIRTKSSAIKLGSASSFNFKGLIFDNITIVQSHRGLGLQIRDGGNVSDITFSNINISTRYYDPSWWGRAEPIYVTTCPRDSSAKEGSISNVVFINITANSENGVFLSGSKHGLLSNLRFINVNLTYRRWTNYSGGLIDYRPGCQGLVNHSIAGIIMEHIEGLEVENVNMRWSDQQFGHWNNPLDFRPSTINNISLFNFRSSLYIK from the exons ATGGGTGCAAGTAAGAAACTAAAAATGGCAACCCCATTAGGGCCATTACTCCTTCAACTCTTCCTCCTCATCCTGCTCTTAATCTCAATCCACCAATCACACTCAGCCACTGCATCCACAATCCATCTCCCATTCTCCATATACCCTTACTCACTATCAGTCACTGACTTCGGAGCCACTGGCGACGGCCTCCACTACGACACAGCTGCCATCCAATCCGCCATCAAAGCCTGCCCCACCTCCCACCACACCCAATGCCACGTCACGTTCCCTCCTGGAACCTACCTCACCAGAACCTTGTTCCTCAAATCCGGTGTCGTGTTGGACATCAAAGAAAATGCAACCTTGTTGGGTGGTACAAAAATAGAGGACTACCCAAAAGAATTGCGGGAATGGTACGTGGTGGTGGCGGAGAACGCAAGTGATGTGGGGATCACTGGCGGAGGCGTGGTGGATGGACATGGTTTGGGTTTCGTGAAGAGGTTTAATGAGAGGAAGAACGTGATGGTGAGTTGGAACACCACCGGAGCTTGTTTAGGAGATGAGTGTAGACCCAGGCTTGTTGGATTTATTGACTGTAAGAATGTCAGGGTTTGGAATATCACACTCACAGAGCCTGCTTATTGGTG CTTGCATATAGTACGGTGTGAAAACACATCAATTCATGATGTTTCGATTTATGGAAACTTCAATACACCTAACAATGACGGGATTGATATAGAGGATTCAAATAATACAGTCATTACAAGGTGTCACATTGATACTGGAGATGATGCTATATGTCCAAAGACATACACTGGCCCTCTTTATAACTTGACTGTGACAAACTGTTGGATTCGAACAAAATCTTCAGCAATCAAACTTGGTAGTGCAAGTTCATTCAATTTCAAGGGTCTAATTTTTGACAATATCACAATTGTACAGTCTCATAGAGGGCTGGGATTGCAGATACGTGATGGAG GAAATGTAAGCGATATTACTTTCTCAAACATAAACATAAGCACAAGATACTATGATCCTTCATGGTGGGGAAGAGCAGAGCCTATATATGTGACAACATGCCCAAGGGACTCCAGTGCAAAGGAGGGTTCAATCTCAAATGTAGTTTTTATTAACATCACTGCAAATTCTGAAAATGGTGTGTTCTTATCAGGTTCTAAACATGGGCTACTAAGCAATTTAAGATTCATAAATGTGAACCTAACTTACAGAAGATGGACAAATTATTCTGGTGGATTGATAGATTACAGACCCGGATGCCAGGGACTTGTTAATCATAGCATTGCTGGGATCATCATGGAACACATTGAAGGTTTGGAGGTTGAAAATGTTAACATGAGATGGTCTGATCAACAATTTGGACACTGGAACAATCCTCTTGATTTCAGGCCTTCAActataaataatatttctttgtttaattttcGTTCAAGTTTGTACATAAAATGA